AGCAGGACGTCCAGATTGCGGCGTCGGGCGACGCCGCCCGCGACAGCGTCGAAACACTCTCCGGGCGCGTCGAGCGCCGTCGCGACGGTCATCGCCGCTGCGCCAGCCGCGCGCTCCATCTCCTCGAGCGCCTCGGCGAGCGGCGGCTCCGGATCGTCGATCTTGTCGAGAGCGGTTCGATGGGCGGCGGCGAGCTTGTCGAGAAGCGACGCGAAGGCGCCCCCATTCGCGGCCCAGCCAAGAAACTGCGGCCCTGATGCGGTGGCGACGGCGAGGCCTGCCCGGCCATAGGCGTCGAGGGTTCGCCAGGCGCAGGCGACGATGGCTTCCGCCGCAGCGACGGATCGAAAGGCGCGGCGCGTGCCGAACAGCATCGAGGGACGCAGATCGACGAGGTACAGAACATTGCGCTCACGCTCCTCATGGAAGGTGCGCACATGCGGCGCGCCCGTGCGGGCGGTCACGTTGCGGTCGAGGAAACGGATGTCGTCTCCATCTGACCAGGATCGCACATCATAGGTTTCGATGCCGCGTCCGCGCCGCCGTCTCGGGATGCCGCCGCTCGGCGGCGCCGTGCATATCTGTCGCGCGGCGCTTCGTGTCAGCAGGCGTCGCAACCGGATCAGGGCTTCGACATCCAGATCCACGCCAGGACGGACCGCAGGCTCGATCATGCGGGTTCGACCGCGTCGAGATAGGCGCGCACGACCCGGCGCGCCGTCTCGCCTTCGGCCTGAGCGCGCCACGACAGGATGGTGCGATGCGACAGCACGTCGACGGCCAGTTCCGCGACATCGTCGGGAACGACGTGATCGCGCCCCGCGAGATAGGCGCGCGCCTTCGCGGCGGCGGCGAGCGCCAGGGTCCCGCGCGGCGACGCAGGATGTTCGATCCGGGCCGCAAGCTCGGGCGCGAAGCTCCTGTCGCGCGGCGCGGTCACGAGCCGCACGATGTAATCCTTCACCGCGGGCGACAGAAACACGGCATTCGCCTCCGCCCGCGCCACGCCAATCTCGCGGGCGTTCAGCAAAGCCGGCGGCGCCGGCGGGTCGTGGAACGCCTCCCGCTCAACGAGATCGAGGATACGCCGCTCGGACGCCGCGTCGGGAAGCGTGAGTTCGACATGCAGCATGAAACGGTCGAGCTGGGCCTCCGGCAGGGGAAACACGCCCTCCTGCTCGATCGGATTTTGCGTCGCGACCGTCATGAAAACATCGGGCAGCGCGCGCGTCTCGCCCCCGACGGTGGCCTGTCGCTCGGCCATCGCCTCGAGCAGCGCGGATTGCACTTTCGGCGGCGCGCGGTTGATCTCGTCGACGAGAAGAAGCGAATGGAATATGGGGCCGGCCGCGAATTCGAAGACGCCGCGGTCGGGCCGCCAGATCGATGTGCCCGTGATGTCCGCCGGCATGAGATCGGGCGTGCACTGGATGCGCGCGAAGGAAAGATCGAGCGCGCGCGCGAGCAGCTTTGCGGCGCGCGTCTTGGCGAGGCCGGGCGCGCCCTCGAGGAGAATGTGACCGTCGGCGATCATGCCGATCAGCAGCCGCTCGACGAGCGCATCCGCGCAGACAAGATGGTCGAGCAGGAACCGCTTGACGTCGGCGAGGCGCGTGCTCACGGCGCTGGATTGAAGGTGTTCGCTGGATTGAAGCGACTCAGGCAACGTCATCCGGTCATCTATCTGTTTGCGCAGGCATCGCACTCCCGAACTGGCTCAAGCGTTATTAGTACGCCCCGGCGCCGCGCCTGTCGAGGGAGATTTTTTTGCGGGTCTCCCGCAGTTTCCCGGCTTTTAAGAAACGCCAATTTGCAAGCAGAACGACCAGCAAGAGACTATCGGCTTTTTCGCCATCAGCCTTCCAATCCTTGTCAGGCGCGTCACTCTCCAATCAATGCGCTGGCTCGTCTTTCACCTGATGAAAATAACGGAACTGGCGCAGGGTTCGAGATGTGCGCCCGCGCATCTCTTTATGAAGTCAAACAGCCGATAAACATTGTGTCGTTGAAAACGGCATAGGAGGGCAGAATGTCCAAATCGGTTTGCTTGACGGTGTTCACGGTCGCCCGGTCAGAGCGCGGCGGTCCTGCATCTGGCGCGGAGAAAAAGGTCGCGAGGCGCATTGCGGCTCTTGTTGCGGCAGGCGTGCTTTCGCTGACCGCCTTCGCGCCCCTGCCGGCGCTCGCCAACAGCTCTTGCGCGGAAGCCCGCCGTCTCCACTCACTGAATTCCGAGAATCCGACAACCATCACTTTCGTCAATGACTCGCCGGCGCCACGCAGTATCTGGTGGATCGACTTCGACGGAGGTCAGAAGAGCTATGGCGAGGTCGATCCCGGCGAACAGAAGACGATCGAGACGTTCCTCACCCATCCATGGGTCGTCTCGAATGAGACAGGCGCCTGCGTCAAAGTCGTCGTTCCGCAGCCCGGCGGGTCGATGATCCGGATCGCGCGCTAACGCCCGCGCGACATGGAAGCGAAACGCCGGCGACACGCGCCCGACCTCGCGGCGGGCGCGACGTCATTCGCGATGAAACAGCTGCCTCGGCGCGCTTCGACCGACGTGGCGAACAGGAGCCGAGGCGCGATCAACCTCTGCGAGGCTGGCGGCCTCGAGGCGTGCGAGCGGAGGCGCGCCGATTGTCTTCCCGACGCCTGAATGGAAGCGGGCTCGGCAAGCATCGTCAATGCGCCGCCATAGCTCGGCGCGCGGAACATGCTGCTTTATAGAGAATGGAAACCCGGGGAAACTTCGTCCAAACCGGTGTTTGCTGGCGCGCCCGAAAGGATTCGAACCTCTGACCCCCAGATTCGTAGTCTGGTGCTCTATCCAGCTGAGCTACGGGCGCCCGCCGCGTCTGCCTTGGCCCGCGCGAGGGGGCCGCGCCGTCGCGACTGGGCTTCGTTTAGCGGCAAGCGAGGCGAATGGCAAGCGGGTTATTTTTGCCGCCCCGCGGCCCTTGCGGCGACTACGCGAGCCTTTACTTAGAAAATGTGTCAGACAGGATTTGCGATGGAAACTTTCGTCTCTGGTGGCGTTGAGATTGCCTATTCGGATTTCGAGCCGCTCTCCGAAGACAGGCGCGAACCGATTGTGCTCGTTCACGGTTTCGCCTCGACCCACGCCGTGAACTGGATGTTCACCCAATGGGTCAAGACCCTGACGGAAGACGGCCGCCGCGTCATCGCCTTCGACAACCGTGGCCATGGACGATCCCAAAAACTGTATGACCCGGCGCAATATGCGCTCGACCTCATGGCGCAGGACGTCGCCAACCTTCTCGATCACCTCTCCATCGCCCGCGCCGACGTCATGGGCTATTCGCTCGGCGCCCGGATCGCGACCGTCCTGACGCTCACCCGCCCCGAGCGGGTCCGTTCGCTCGTTCTGGGCGGGATCGGCCAGTATCTCGTGCAGGAAGCCGGCCTGCCGGGCGGCCTCGCCGAAGCCATGGAGGCGGAGCGAATCGAGGATGTGGAAAACCCCATGCTGAAGATTTTCCGGGGCTTCGCGGAATCCACCCGCAGCGATCTGCGGGCGCTCGCGGCCTGCGTGCGCGGGGCGCGCAAGGCGATCGACCCCGGCCTGCTCGCCCAGATCGCGTGCCCGGTGCTGATCTGCGTCGGCACGCGGGACGATGTCGCCGGCGACCCCTCCCCGCTCGAACCCCTGTTCCGCGACGTCCGGCTGGTCGACATTCCCGGGCGCGACCATAACCGCGCCGTCGGCGACCGCATCTACAAACAGGCCGTGCTGGAGTTTCTGGCGACGCGGCCGTGATGCCGCTATATAGGCCGGCGCAGGAGGAACTCATGGCCGCCGACCCGCGGGAAACAGCCGCGTCCGTCATCGACTTCGACCCGCTTCTGGCCCGGCTGCGGGCGGAGGCGGAGGAGGTGCTGCGCCGCGAGCCGGAGCTCGGCGGCTTCATTTAC
The DNA window shown above is from Methylocystis echinoides and carries:
- a CDS encoding DUF58 domain-containing protein, with amino-acid sequence MIEPAVRPGVDLDVEALIRLRRLLTRSAARQICTAPPSGGIPRRRRGRGIETYDVRSWSDGDDIRFLDRNVTARTGAPHVRTFHEERERNVLYLVDLRPSMLFGTRRAFRSVAAAEAIVACAWRTLDAYGRAGLAVATASGPQFLGWAANGGAFASLLDKLAAAHRTALDKIDDPEPPLAEALEEMERAAGAAAMTVATALDAPGECFDAVAGGVARRRNLDVLLIADRFEIAPPPGAYPYRTREGDAGRLRIARAHETRAEDNRATRLRLIGARVLQIDAGLEAAATARALERFDARGF
- a CDS encoding AAA family ATPase, translated to MTLPESLQSSEHLQSSAVSTRLADVKRFLLDHLVCADALVERLLIGMIADGHILLEGAPGLAKTRAAKLLARALDLSFARIQCTPDLMPADITGTSIWRPDRGVFEFAAGPIFHSLLLVDEINRAPPKVQSALLEAMAERQATVGGETRALPDVFMTVATQNPIEQEGVFPLPEAQLDRFMLHVELTLPDAASERRILDLVEREAFHDPPAPPALLNAREIGVARAEANAVFLSPAVKDYIVRLVTAPRDRSFAPELAARIEHPASPRGTLALAAAAKARAYLAGRDHVVPDDVAELAVDVLSHRTILSWRAQAEGETARRVVRAYLDAVEPA
- a CDS encoding alpha/beta fold hydrolase; amino-acid sequence: METFVSGGVEIAYSDFEPLSEDRREPIVLVHGFASTHAVNWMFTQWVKTLTEDGRRVIAFDNRGHGRSQKLYDPAQYALDLMAQDVANLLDHLSIARADVMGYSLGARIATVLTLTRPERVRSLVLGGIGQYLVQEAGLPGGLAEAMEAERIEDVENPMLKIFRGFAESTRSDLRALAACVRGARKAIDPGLLAQIACPVLICVGTRDDVAGDPSPLEPLFRDVRLVDIPGRDHNRAVGDRIYKQAVLEFLATRP